Below is a window of Sulfitobacter sp. SK012 DNA.
GGCTGGGGCCGGGCCCGATCACCCCATTCGTGTGGAGCGTGATCCTAAGACCGGAGAGCCGTCGCCCTATATCCACATCCGGCGCAATCTAGAGGCGCTGATTGATCGCAAGAGCTTTTATCGGTTGGTAGATTTGGGTGTGCATCACGATGGATGGTTTGGTGTTTGGTCAGGTGGAACTTTCTTTGGCATCATCCCTTCAGAGGAATTGCCTCCTGAGAGCTAGAATATCAAAATATGATGAAACAGATTGACCGCGTATTGAGAGCTAGACGGTCGCGCAATCACTTTTGATCCGGCTTTTGTCGCGGTCAGATTTACTACAAGGGCATATTTTGGCTTGATCGTTGCCCGAGATCAAACCGCGCTAGTCGTGGCATCGCAAAGTGGTGATCTTGCTGCACTTCAATACTTAGATAATCTGGAACAACCCTCTGATATGACGCCATCTGCGAACTTGAGCCTGTTGTGGGCAAACCTTCCCTATATCGACCGTTTTGATGCTGCCGCTGCCGCTGGCTTTACCGCGGTTGAAGTGCTGGCCCCTTATTATATGCCCGCAAAAGAGACGCAGAACGCGTTGCGCCGCTGTGGGTTGCGCCTGACGTTGATGAATGCGCCGCCGCCCAGCTATACCGGTGCCCCCGAAGGCTATGCCGCAATCGTAGATGGCAAAGATCGTTTTCAATACGACATGCGCCGATCGTTTCGATACGTCGAGGCGCTGAATGTCTCGTTTCTGCATGTGATGTCTGGAAAGGCCACCGGCGCAAGCGCGCTGGCAGCAATGATCGACAATTTGCGCTGGGCTACAAAAGCTGCGCCAAAGGGCCTGACGCTTACAATTGAACCGCTGTGCACAGAAGCTAAGCCGGGCTATTTCCTCAATGATTACGCACTGGCGGCTGACATCATCGCATCTGTGAATGCGGATAACCTTGGCCTGCAGTTTGACAGCTATCACGCGCAAATGCTGCACGGCGATGCGGTTAAGGTCTTTCAGGATTACGCACCTCTGATCAGGCATATCCAGATTGGCGATACGCCGACACGGAGTGCTCCGGGTACGGGAGATGTGAATTTTTCCGCCCTATTTGAAGAGATACGCGCGAGCGGCTATGACGGGTATATCGCTGGCGAATATCATCCCGGTGGTCCTACTGAAGACACATTGGATTGGATGCAGTTCTCATGATTCCGGCGCGCTATGCCACAGTCCTTTTTGGATTCATCCTGTCAGGGCTAATGTCGCTCATGGTCTCGGGTATTGTCACCTACCGCACGGTTGACACGATGACGGGTTTCGTCGGTCAGTGGCTGGGCGCGTGGTTGCCCAACTGGATGGTCGCCTTCCCTACTGTTCTGATTGTGGCACCACTGGCGCGCAGATTGGTGATGACGCTCGTACGCAAGGAATGATTGCTTATTGAAGGGCGCTCGGCGGCAGACCTTTGCCCGCGTGCCGTGCGACATCGTCGATCCGTTTTGATCGCGCGGTTGTCGTTTTTGCGGTCTCAATCCAGTCAAGCGCGTCCTGTTTCAGCTCTTCTGAATACGCGTCCCACCCGCTGCGTGCGCTGGTCTCGTCGAGGGCTTGTGAGAGGTCTTCAGGTAGTTCAGTCATCAATGTGCCTCCGCCCAATTGGCACCAGTGCCAGCATCCACAGTCAGTTTCACATCCAGCTTTACCACTGGGTCGCAGGCGTTTTCCATCACGTCGCGGGCGGCTGCGATGAGTTTGTCCTGGGCCCCTGCTTCGACTTCGAACAAGAGTTCATCATGTACCTGCAACAGCATCGTTGCCGGCAGGTCGGCGATGGCATCCGGCATCCGGATCATCGCGCGCCGGATTACGTCGGCTGCCGTGCCTTGAATAGGCGCATTGATCGCTGCGCGCTGGGCGAAGCCGGCACGCGGGCCACCTGCTGAAATCTCAGGCGTGTTGATCTTGCGGCCGAACAACGTCTGGACGTAGCCGTGTTCTTTGGCAAAGGCCTTGGTGTCATCCATATACGTCCGAATGCCCGGAAAGCGCTCAAAGTAACGGTCGATGAACCCCTGTGCTTCACTGCGCGGAATGCGCAGGTTGCGGGCCAAGCCAAAGCCGGAAATGCCGTAGATCACGCCAAAGTTAATCGCCTTGGCGCGGCGGCGGATGTCTGGCGTCATCTCGTCCATCGGCACATCGAACATCTCGGAAGCGGTCATGGCATGGATGTCATGACCTTTCTTGAACGCATCCTTGAGCGCGGGAATATCGGCGATATGTGCCAAAATCCGCAGCTCGATCTGGGAGTAATCCAGCGCCACCAGCACCTTGCCTGGTTCTGCGATAAAGGCCTCGCGGATACGGCGGCCTTCCTCGGTGCGGATTGGGATGTTTTGCAAGTTTGGATCGGTGGAGGCCAATCGCCCGGTGCTGGCACCTGCAATTGAATAGGACGTGTGCACGCGGCCCGTGTCCTTGTTGATGTGGTCCTGTAACGCGTCCGTATAGGTTGATTTCAATTTGCTAAGCTGGCGCCAGTCCAGCACACGCGCGGGCAACTCATGCTCGGTAGCCAAATCTTCAAGCACGTCGGCACCGGTGGCATAGGCCCCCGTCTTGCCCTTTTTACCACCCTCAAGCGACATCTCATCAAAGAGGATTTCACCCAGCTGCTTAGGGCTGCCGACGTTGAATTTGCGCCCGGCGAGTCCGTAGATTTCATCCTCAAGCCCGGCCATTTTTTGAGCAAAGGCGTTGGACATCCGGCTGAGCGCATCGCGATCAACCTTGATGCCAGCCCGTTCCATCTTGGCCAAGATAGGCACAAGGGGGCGCTCTAGCGTTTCATAAACACGGGTTGTTTGTGCGCGGTGTAGTAGCGGCTTGAACATCTGCCAAAGGCGCAGCGTAATATCTGCGTCTTCAGCGGCATAGGCGACGGCATCAGACAGTGGCACTTTGTCAAAGGTGATCGCCGATTTGCCGACCCCCAACAGAGGTTTGATCGGGATTGGGGTATGGTTCAGATAGCGATCGGACAGGGTGTCCATCCCGTGGCCATGCAGTCCCGCATGCATCGCATAAGACATTAGCATTGTGTCATCAAATGGCGCAACAGTGATGCCGATTTGGGCAAATATCTTGGCATCATACTTCATGTTTTGCCCGATCTTGAGGATGCTCGGATCCTCCAACATCGGGGTCAGCATTTGCAACACTTCCTCGGTGGGCATCTGCCCCTCGGCCAGATCATCCGAGCCAAAAAGATCATCCGCACGGCTCGCCTTGTGAATCAGCGGGATATAACACGCGGTGCCCGCCTCAACGGCGAGTGAAATGCCCACCAGATCTGCGATCATCTCATCCAGACCTGTGGTTTCTGTATCCACGGCGACATAGCCACGCTCGTAAATCTGGTCGATCCATTTTTGCAGCGCGGCGGCATCGCTCACCTGTTCGTAGTTCGCGGCATCAAATGGCACATCCGCCAAGAGTGCTGCATCCGCAGAGACTGGTGCATCGACAATAACAGGGGCCTCGCGCCCCATCTGATCAGCGACCCGTTT
It encodes the following:
- a CDS encoding hydroxypyruvate isomerase family protein, whose translation is MTPSANLSLLWANLPYIDRFDAAAAAGFTAVEVLAPYYMPAKETQNALRRCGLRLTLMNAPPPSYTGAPEGYAAIVDGKDRFQYDMRRSFRYVEALNVSFLHVMSGKATGASALAAMIDNLRWATKAAPKGLTLTIEPLCTEAKPGYFLNDYALAADIIASVNADNLGLQFDSYHAQMLHGDAVKVFQDYAPLIRHIQIGDTPTRSAPGTGDVNFSALFEEIRASGYDGYIAGEYHPGGPTEDTLDWMQFS
- a CDS encoding DUF2798 domain-containing protein, encoding MIPARYATVLFGFILSGLMSLMVSGIVTYRTVDTMTGFVGQWLGAWLPNWMVAFPTVLIVAPLARRLVMTLVRKE
- a CDS encoding YdeI/OmpD-associated family protein, with the protein product MTELPEDLSQALDETSARSGWDAYSEELKQDALDWIETAKTTTARSKRIDDVARHAGKGLPPSALQ
- the polA gene encoding DNA polymerase I — its product is MSFGKGHHLHLIDGSAFIFRAYHALPPLTRKSDGLPIGAVSGFCNMLQRYVDGNIGSDVTHVAVIFDKGSHTFRNEMYDLYKANREAMPEDLRPQMPLTRAATIAFNIACEEKEGYEADDIIATLSVQAREAGGRCTIISSDKDLMQLVGGGVEMFDAMKNNHIDRDGVFAKFGVYPERVVDVQALAGDSVDNVPGAPGIGIKTAALLINEYGDLETLLERAGEIKQPKRRETLINNVEQIRLSRRLVLLDDKTPLDFTLDDLEVRDPDPEKLLAFLAEMEFRTLTKRVADQMGREAPVIVDAPVSADAALLADVPFDAANYEQVSDAAALQKWIDQIYERGYVAVDTETTGLDEMIADLVGISLAVEAGTACYIPLIHKASRADDLFGSDDLAEGQMPTEEVLQMLTPMLEDPSILKIGQNMKYDAKIFAQIGITVAPFDDTMLMSYAMHAGLHGHGMDTLSDRYLNHTPIPIKPLLGVGKSAITFDKVPLSDAVAYAAEDADITLRLWQMFKPLLHRAQTTRVYETLERPLVPILAKMERAGIKVDRDALSRMSNAFAQKMAGLEDEIYGLAGRKFNVGSPKQLGEILFDEMSLEGGKKGKTGAYATGADVLEDLATEHELPARVLDWRQLSKLKSTYTDALQDHINKDTGRVHTSYSIAGASTGRLASTDPNLQNIPIRTEEGRRIREAFIAEPGKVLVALDYSQIELRILAHIADIPALKDAFKKGHDIHAMTASEMFDVPMDEMTPDIRRRAKAINFGVIYGISGFGLARNLRIPRSEAQGFIDRYFERFPGIRTYMDDTKAFAKEHGYVQTLFGRKINTPEISAGGPRAGFAQRAAINAPIQGTAADVIRRAMIRMPDAIADLPATMLLQVHDELLFEVEAGAQDKLIAAARDVMENACDPVVKLDVKLTVDAGTGANWAEAH